In a genomic window of Amycolatopsis japonica:
- a CDS encoding PPOX class F420-dependent oxidoreductase encodes MFSEAELDYLATQGLGRLATAQPDGTLQVSPVGYAYNTETKTIDITGYELAKSKKFRNVAANGQAAFVVDDMPSQDPPRIRCLEIRGRAEALTGARTADGHFDGAVIRIHPSRIISLGVDDPDHDPLDLVPHNRNV; translated from the coding sequence ATGTTCAGTGAAGCGGAACTCGACTACCTCGCCACCCAAGGTCTCGGACGGCTCGCGACGGCGCAGCCGGACGGCACGCTGCAGGTCAGCCCCGTCGGCTACGCCTACAACACCGAGACCAAGACGATCGACATCACCGGCTACGAACTGGCGAAGAGCAAGAAGTTCCGGAACGTGGCCGCGAACGGGCAGGCCGCGTTCGTGGTGGACGACATGCCTTCACAGGACCCGCCGCGGATCCGCTGCCTCGAGATCCGCGGCCGGGCCGAGGCGCTCACCGGCGCCCGCACGGCCGACGGGCATTTCGACGGCGCGGTGATCCGGATCCACCCGTCGCGGATCATCAGCCTCGGCGTCGACGACCCGGACCACGACCCGCTCGATCTCGTTCCGCACAACCGGAACGTCTGA